A stretch of the Poseidonibacter parvus genome encodes the following:
- a CDS encoding cache domain-containing protein — protein MKITNDERIILNIIKFSPIILVIIVSLFISNIYLNKMEEDFTKEVELTKEKYLIQNKERIKNKIVNIHNLIVYEKEKSEQILKQQIKDRVYEAHTIATNIYMEAKNYASKEEIFLTIKNVLGNISYNNGRGYFFIDDVKGTSLLQPLNKKLENQNKLEFKDANGYQFVKTIVQTIKEKSEKYDTYHWYKPNDNKNTYKKISFYKYFEPLNVAIGTGEYIDDFESDLQKELLLKIKKTKSEDSSYIFIFDDKGMVLSHYKDSLVGTNRYNIKNPLGKYVIKDIINFAKENKKGFMSYSTGVNPENLKNRDKISYIKLVDNWEWIIGTGFFLEKFEKEIEQKTQDLLESKQKSINKIIILTTFITLVFILLSFYISNKISKKFITYKNRIEDEIKKTIEKERLLIQQSKMAAMGEMLGNIAHQWRQPLSTITTAATGSKFQKEMGLFNDNDFIHTMDTINNSAQYLSQTIEDFRSFLDPRNSKEEDFFISHTINKTLNLINAQFSAKEIEIIQNIKDVTILSFENEIIQVLANILNNSKDVLVETNSQKRFIFINTYKKENTLIIEILDNGGGIADNIIDRIFEPYFTTKHQSQGTGIGLYMSDEIIRTHLNGTLIASNEKYEYKGVQYKGAKFTVSLPTDNI, from the coding sequence ATGAAAATAACAAATGATGAAAGAATAATTCTAAATATAATTAAATTCTCTCCCATAATCCTTGTTATTATTGTATCTCTTTTTATATCTAATATATATTTAAATAAAATGGAAGAAGATTTTACAAAAGAAGTAGAATTAACAAAAGAAAAATATCTAATTCAAAATAAAGAAAGAATAAAAAATAAGATAGTAAACATACATAATTTAATTGTATATGAAAAAGAAAAATCAGAACAAATATTAAAACAACAGATAAAAGATAGAGTTTATGAAGCCCATACTATAGCAACAAATATATATATGGAAGCAAAAAACTATGCTAGTAAAGAAGAGATATTTTTAACTATAAAAAATGTCTTAGGTAATATCTCTTATAACAATGGAAGAGGATACTTTTTTATTGATGATGTAAAAGGAACAAGCCTTTTACAACCTCTAAATAAAAAGTTAGAGAATCAAAATAAACTAGAATTTAAAGATGCAAATGGCTACCAATTTGTAAAAACTATTGTTCAAACTATCAAAGAAAAAAGTGAAAAATATGATACTTATCATTGGTATAAACCTAATGATAATAAAAACACTTATAAAAAAATCAGTTTTTATAAATATTTTGAACCGCTAAATGTTGCTATTGGAACAGGTGAGTATATTGATGATTTTGAAAGTGATTTACAAAAAGAGTTATTATTAAAAATTAAAAAAACTAAAAGTGAAGATAGCTCTTATATATTTATATTTGATGATAAAGGAATGGTCCTTTCTCATTATAAAGATTCCTTAGTTGGAACTAATCGATATAATATAAAAAATCCTCTAGGTAAATATGTAATAAAAGATATAATTAACTTTGCCAAGGAAAACAAAAAAGGTTTTATGTCTTATAGTACAGGAGTAAATCCAGAAAATTTAAAGAATAGAGATAAAATCTCGTATATAAAGCTTGTCGATAATTGGGAGTGGATTATTGGGACAGGATTCTTTTTAGAAAAGTTTGAGAAAGAAATTGAGCAAAAAACACAAGATCTACTAGAATCTAAGCAAAAATCAATTAATAAAATAATTATACTTACTACATTTATAACATTAGTATTCATCTTGTTGTCTTTTTATATATCTAATAAAATTTCAAAAAAATTTATAACATATAAAAATAGAATTGAAGATGAAATTAAGAAAACCATAGAAAAAGAAAGATTATTAATACAACAATCTAAAATGGCAGCAATGGGAGAAATGTTAGGAAACATTGCTCATCAATGGAGACAGCCCTTATCAACTATTACAACAGCAGCAACAGGTTCTAAGTTTCAAAAAGAGATGGGCCTTTTTAATGATAATGATTTTATTCATACAATGGATACTATTAATAACTCAGCACAATATCTTTCTCAAACAATTGAAGATTTTAGGAGCTTCCTTGACCCAAGAAATAGTAAAGAAGAAGATTTCTTTATCTCTCATACAATTAATAAAACATTGAATCTTATAAATGCTCAGTTTTCAGCAAAAGAGATTGAAATAATTCAGAATATCAAGGATGTTACTATTTTATCTTTTGAAAATGAAATTATTCAAGTATTAGCGAATATTTTAAATAATTCAAAAGATGTTTTAGTAGAAACTAATTCTCAAAAAAGATTTATTTTTATAAATACATACAAGAAGGAAAATACTTTAATTATTGAAATACTTGATAATGGTGGTGGAATTGCAGATAATATTATAGATAGAATATTTGAACCATATTTTACAACAAAACATCAGTCACAAGGTACAGGTATTGGATTATACATGAGTGATGAGATTATCCGAACACATTTAAATGGAACACTAATTGCAAGTAATGAAAAATATGAGTATAAAGGTGTTCAATATAAAGGTGCAAAATTCACAGTTTCATTACCAACTGATAATATTTGA
- a CDS encoding 3'-5' exonuclease, with amino-acid sequence MSKFIIFDTETTGFYEEDRIIEVGAMIIDDNDVQILDELCSTDVPIKMEATLIHKISQEMIKDKCKFTQTKFYKRLLELNNEQNYLIAHNMPFDLGMLEKEGFVNKFRIIDTLRVAKHLLVEGKSIALPYLRYSLKLYEEEEKEALKYGVVMKEHTAIGDVLVTKLLFSKLQILTKEKFPNENAIEKMLEFTKTPILQKNFKYGKYKGKKISDIYNNDIEYINWLKNNIELDMDIKYTFDTLEKKKKS; translated from the coding sequence ATGTCGAAATTTATAATATTTGATACTGAAACTACTGGCTTTTATGAAGAAGATAGAATCATAGAAGTTGGAGCAATGATTATTGATGATAATGATGTCCAAATCTTAGATGAACTTTGTAGTACTGATGTTCCTATAAAAATGGAAGCTACTTTAATCCATAAAATCTCACAAGAGATGATAAAAGACAAATGCAAATTTACTCAAACAAAATTTTATAAAAGATTACTTGAATTAAATAATGAACAAAACTATTTAATAGCTCATAATATGCCATTTGATTTAGGAATGTTAGAAAAAGAAGGTTTTGTAAATAAGTTTAGAATTATTGATACGTTAAGAGTTGCTAAGCATCTTTTAGTAGAGGGTAAATCTATAGCACTTCCATATCTTAGATATTCACTTAAATTATATGAAGAGGAAGAAAAAGAAGCATTAAAATATGGTGTTGTTATGAAAGAGCATACAGCAATTGGTGATGTATTAGTTACAAAACTATTATTTTCAAAGCTTCAAATACTAACAAAAGAAAAATTCCCAAATGAGAATGCTATAGAGAAAATGCTAGAGTTTACTAAAACACCAATATTACAAAAGAATTTCAAATATGGTAAATATAAGGGCAAAAAAATAAGTGATATTTATAACAATGATATAGAATATATAAATTGGTTAAAAAATAATATAGAACTTGATATGGATATAAAATATACTTTTGATACTCTTGAAAAAAAGAAAAAAAGCTAG
- a CDS encoding ATP-binding cassette domain-containing protein, translating into MLKIKNLQYSYENSNSKENYTYNLEVKEQEIVAILGESGSGKSTLLDLIAGFIEALDGSITLNQKELLALGVEKRPISILFQNHNLFEHLNVKKNILLGLGKTNLNDEKRVRNILKDVGLEEFENTLSSQLSGGQQQRVALARVLLRNKPILLLDEPFSGLDEQTKIIMLDLVKNITQEHKLHTIMVTHDKHDCERIASKVYKMKDYLLLEEI; encoded by the coding sequence ATGCTTAAAATTAAAAACTTGCAATATAGTTACGAAAATTCAAACTCAAAAGAAAACTATACTTATAATTTAGAAGTTAAAGAGCAAGAAATTGTAGCAATTTTAGGGGAAAGTGGAAGTGGTAAATCAACGCTTTTAGATTTAATTGCTGGATTTATTGAAGCACTTGATGGAAGTATAACACTAAATCAAAAAGAGTTATTAGCTTTAGGTGTTGAGAAAAGACCTATTAGTATTTTATTTCAAAATCATAATCTTTTTGAGCATTTGAATGTAAAGAAAAATATCTTATTAGGTTTAGGAAAAACAAATTTAAATGATGAAAAAAGAGTAAGAAATATTTTAAAAGATGTAGGACTTGAAGAGTTTGAAAATACTTTATCATCACAACTTTCAGGAGGTCAACAACAACGTGTTGCACTTGCACGAGTTCTTCTTAGAAATAAACCCATACTATTACTTGATGAGCCTTTTTCAGGTTTAGATGAGCAAACAAAAATCATAATGCTAGATTTAGTAAAAAATATCACACAAGAGCATAAACTTCATACAATAATGGTTACACATGATAAACATGACTGTGAGAGAATCGCTTCAAAAGTTTATAAAATGAAAGACTATTTACTTTTAGAAGAGATTTAG